From Granulimonas faecalis:
GGTGCTCCGGCGGCCAGCACCGCTCCGTGGCCCTGGCCGAGGCGACGGCCGCGCACCTGGAGGCCGAGGGCTACCGCGTCACGGTGTCCCACCGCGACCTCCACCGCGCCCAGCGGGGCTGACCATGTCGTTCACCGCCGAGGTCAAGGACGAGCTCTCCCGCGTCGAGGGCGGCCCCGAGGCAGATGTCTCGGAGCTCTCCGCCCTGGTGCGGGTCTGTGGCACCCTCTCCTTCTACGGCTCGGGCGCCTACGCCGTGCGCGTGACCACCGAGACGGGGGCCGTGGCGCGCACCGTCATCCGCCTCTCCCACAAGGTGTTCGAGCTCGACACGCAGCTCACCGTGCGCCGCTCCGTCCTGCACAAGACCCGCAACTACCTCATCGAGATGCGCGACCAGCCCGGCCTCGAGGACGCCCTCGTGGAGCTCGGGGTGCTCGTCCCCGGCCGCGGGCTCGCCTCGGGCGTCCCCGGGCAGGTGGTCTCCACGCCGGGGCGGCGCGCGGCCTTCCTCCGCGGCGCCTTCATGGCCGGCGGCTTCATCGCCGACCCCCGCGGCGACTTCCACCTCGAGATGGCCGTCACCGGCGAGGCCCTCGCCGAGGCCCTCGTCTCCGTCTGTCGCGACGCCGGTGTCCAGGCCCGGCTCAACCGCCGCCGCGGCGCGTTCGCCATCTACATCAAGAGCTTCGACGACATCGTCCGGTTCCTCCTCGTGGTGGGCGCTGCGCGCACGGCCCGGGCCGTCTCCAACGTGCGGCGCATGAAGTCCGTCAAGAACGACGTCAACCGGTCCGTGAACGCGGAGATGGCCAACGCGCGCCGCGCCTCAGGGGCCGCCGCCGAGCAGCTCGCCCTCATAGACCGCGTGGAGGCCGGGCCGGGCCTCTCCGGACTGCCCCCGGCCCTGCGTGCCTTCTGCGATCTCCGCCGCGAGTACCCAGACCTCCCCCTGGCGGAGCTCGGCCGCCGCGCCTACCCGCCGCTCTCCAAGTCGGCCCTCTACCACCGGGTGCTCCGGCTCGAGGCCCTCGACGCCGAGTGGCGCGACGGCGGGGGAGGGGCCGGCCGATCCGGCGAGGATGGATAAACTACAACAAATATTCTTGCTACCTCCCTGCCCGTAATTCAAAGTTGTCCACTCGCCCGTAGACAAT
This genomic window contains:
- the whiA gene encoding DNA-binding protein WhiA, translating into MSFTAEVKDELSRVEGGPEADVSELSALVRVCGTLSFYGSGAYAVRVTTETGAVARTVIRLSHKVFELDTQLTVRRSVLHKTRNYLIEMRDQPGLEDALVELGVLVPGRGLASGVPGQVVSTPGRRAAFLRGAFMAGGFIADPRGDFHLEMAVTGEALAEALVSVCRDAGVQARLNRRRGAFAIYIKSFDDIVRFLLVVGAARTARAVSNVRRMKSVKNDVNRSVNAEMANARRASGAAAEQLALIDRVEAGPGLSGLPPALRAFCDLRREYPDLPLAELGRRAYPPLSKSALYHRVLRLEALDAEWRDGGGGAGRSGEDG